From Lolium perenne isolate Kyuss_39 chromosome 5, Kyuss_2.0, whole genome shotgun sequence, a single genomic window includes:
- the LOC127302315 gene encoding nuclear transport factor 2 translates to MDPDGVAKAFVDHYYRTFDSNRAGLVGLYQEGSMLSFEGEKFMGAAAIAAKLTSLPFDKCLHKVVTVDCQPAGPTGGVLVFVSGSLQAGEGEHQIKFSQMFHLMPVGPGNFYVQNDMFRLNYG, encoded by the exons atggaCCCCGACGGAGTGGCCAAGGCGTTCGTCGACCACTACTACCGCACCTTCGACTCCAACCGGGCGGGGCTGGTGGGGCTGTACCAGGAGGGCTCCATGCTCTCCTTCGAGGGCGAGAAGTTcatgggcgccgccgccatcgccgccaaGCTCACCTCCCTCCCCTTCGACAAGTGCCTCCACAAGGTCGTCACCGTCGACTGCCAGCCCGCCGGCCCCACTGGCGGCGTGCTCGTCTTCGTCTCCGGATCGCTCCAGGCAGGGGAGGGCGAGCACCAGATCAAGTTCTCGCAG ATGTTCCATTTGATGCCAGTTGGACCAGGGAACTTCTACGTGCAGAACGACATGTTCCGCCTGAACTACGGCTAA